Within the Acidipropionibacterium acidipropionici genome, the region GACCGATACCGCAACTACGAGCCGGTCGCCGCCACCCTCCTGACCACCCTCACCAGCGGAAGCAGCGACAGTGCGAACAGCAAGGCGGTGGCGGGTAAGGTTCCAGAATCCTCGCGGGTGGTGTTCCCCTGCCGCGGACACGTGGGTGCTGACCAGCCCGTTCGGATGGCGAAGCCACCCCATCAGCGGCGAACGGAAGCTGCACGCCGGTACCGACTTCGCCGCCCGGACGGCACCGCGATCCTCGCCGCCGCCGACGGAGTCGTCACCGTCTCGAACTACAGCCAGTCCGGCGGCGGCATCATCGTCATCGAGCACACCATCCGCGGTGAGAAGGTCGCGACCGCCTACATTCACATGTGGCACGACGGCATCCACGTCGCCGTCGGCGACACCGTGACCGCCGGCCAGCACATCGGCGACGTCGGCCAGCGGGCAGAGCACCGGCCCGCACCTGCACTTCGAGGTCCGTCCCGGCGGCACGAACGCCGAAGCCATCGACCCCCGGCGTGGCTCAACGACCACGACGCCGCCGACCTGCCCGCCAGTGACACCCCGAACACGCAGGCACCGGTGGCTGCAAAGCCGGCACAAGTCCGGGCGACGGGCCCGACGAGGTCAGCGGGACCCGGATCGGATGGTCGAGGATCCGACCAGTGCCGGGCAGATCACCGCCCGCATGCTCCACCTCTACCAACAAGCCTCCGCCACGTTCCCGGACACCTCCTGGGCCTGCTACTCACCCGCCCCGGCACCCCAGCGAGCACCCGCTCGGGCGAGCTTGTGACATCACCTTCGGCAACCCGATCGGCGGGCGGCCCACACCGAGCAGCTAGAAGCCGGCTGGGCGGTGACGAACTGAAGAAGGACGCCGAAACCTTGGCGTCGAATACCTCATCTGGCAGGGACAGATCTGGTCCCTGGCCCGCGCCGATGAAGGCTGGCGCCCTACAACGGCGGCGGCATGCACGACCCTCCGATGTCACCGGAGGCCACTACGACCACCTCCACGTCACCGTGCAGGAAGGCTGAGGGGCCATATGGACGTGTTCCCTAACTTCGACGGACTCGGCGGCATCGGAGACCTCCGCGAGGTCGTCGGCGCACTGCTGACGATCGTGCTGATCGTGGCGGTGCACATGCTGATCGTCTCCGCGATCATCTGGGCGAT harbors:
- a CDS encoding M23 family metallopeptidase; amino-acid sequence: MAKPPHQRRTEAARRYRLRRPDGTAILAAADGVVTVSNYSQSGGGIIVIEHTIRGEKVATAYIHMWHDGIHVAVGDTVTAGQHIGDVGQRAEHRPAPALRGPSRRHERRSHRPPAWLNDHDAADLPASDTPNTQAPVAAKPAQVRATGPTRSAGPGSDGRGSDQCRADHRPHAPPLPTSLRHVPGHLLGLLLTRPGTPASTRSGELVTSPSATRSAGGPHRAARSRLGGDELKKDAETLASNTSSGRDRSGPWPAPMKAGALQRRRHARPSDVTGGHYDHLHVTVQEG